The Peribacillus simplex genome contains a region encoding:
- a CDS encoding GerAB/ArcD/ProY family transporter, whose protein sequence is MKKYTHNEITILQYIFLIVGTQMGVGFLSLPKVVAEKAGTDGWMGIIIGWILSVAASIIMVKTAEKYPNDTLYDLLIRFFGKTLGKVAIFIILGYTLCFSLIIFINTFLYIKAWFLPNTPDYLIVLLFSIPVLFIVRNGLRVIGRYNELIFYMTIWLPVIFLFPLKDGSFLNLLPLFKVGWKSISATVPPVIYSFLGFELVFFFYPFLKKKQYAIHGIIIANTLSMFFYLFVTISCFVFFSPDSITGFNQPVLSMLKVIEFRFIERLDVVILNILILFSSRAWILYMYCTVFSFSQLMNKQDHSLYVPVLLGLLVVGTFFFQPTWMQVTIWQKWLSNAGIAVAYVFPVFLWIYSWGYERFSRRRFS, encoded by the coding sequence ATGAAAAAATACACTCATAATGAAATCACCATCCTGCAATATATTTTTTTAATTGTTGGGACCCAGATGGGGGTCGGTTTTTTGTCGCTTCCTAAAGTTGTTGCCGAAAAGGCTGGAACAGACGGCTGGATGGGCATCATCATTGGTTGGATATTAAGCGTTGCTGCCAGTATTATTATGGTGAAAACGGCTGAGAAGTACCCAAATGACACGCTTTACGATCTTCTTATCCGATTTTTTGGAAAAACACTGGGTAAAGTGGCTATTTTCATTATTCTTGGATACACTTTATGCTTTTCTTTGATCATATTTATTAACACTTTTCTTTATATAAAAGCATGGTTTCTTCCCAATACACCTGACTACTTAATTGTTTTGTTATTTTCAATCCCGGTATTATTTATAGTCAGGAATGGTCTCCGTGTTATTGGAAGATATAATGAATTGATTTTCTATATGACGATATGGCTCCCGGTAATTTTTTTGTTTCCATTAAAAGATGGAAGTTTCTTGAATTTACTTCCATTGTTTAAAGTTGGTTGGAAGTCAATTTCAGCTACCGTGCCGCCGGTCATTTATTCGTTCCTAGGGTTTGAACTTGTCTTTTTCTTTTATCCTTTCTTAAAGAAAAAGCAATATGCCATTCATGGAATTATTATTGCCAACACCCTATCGATGTTCTTTTATCTCTTTGTAACCATTAGCTGTTTTGTGTTCTTTAGTCCGGATAGCATTACCGGTTTTAATCAGCCTGTCCTAAGTATGCTCAAAGTGATTGAATTCCGGTTTATTGAACGTCTTGACGTGGTTATATTGAATATTTTGATCCTTTTTTCCTCAAGGGCCTGGATCTTGTACATGTACTGTACGGTCTTTAGTTTCAGTCAATTAATGAATAAGCAGGATCATAGTTTATATGTGCCCGTTTTGTTAGGTTTACTTGTCGTGGGCACATTTTTTTTTCAACCAACATGGATGCAAGTAACAATCTGGCAAAAATGGCTTTCGAATGCCGGGATTGCGGTAGCATATGTGTTTCCCGTTTTTTTATGGATTTACAGTTGGGGATATGAGAGATTTTCACGGAGGAGATTTTCATGA
- a CDS encoding Ger(x)C family spore germination protein produces MSRKIGLCLLILVMILSGCMDATPIEEVSVSLILGLDLDEEDNLLVYMSSPIFSKEAKDKEEVYEVKSYTLRHSREKFDARVIGLTSGSKTQVFLVGKRLLKKKDWFDYLDPFFRDPKNTVSARVVAVDGSVADVIFNKPADKPRLSLYLTSLIDAAAKRNIVKDTTLQDFHRQMKDKGRTAWITQIKKKKRIELTGSALLAQSGQYKITITPEENQLLNVLEGKQKGDYSITIPVSMESARKGKPYISFSISDLKVKKKVKFNGRFIFDINVDLQISLSEQLFPFDVRKDYAKLEKSITNELEYETNQLIQKIQKSQIDPLGLGLYARAYTYQEWKKVQDEWGNTLAKSKINIHVKTKIKGMGSTNYQ; encoded by the coding sequence ATGAGCCGAAAAATAGGATTGTGTCTTTTAATCCTTGTAATGATACTCTCTGGGTGTATGGATGCTACACCAATAGAGGAAGTTAGCGTCTCACTTATTTTAGGCCTCGATTTAGATGAAGAGGATAATTTATTAGTGTATATGTCAAGCCCGATATTTAGTAAAGAGGCAAAAGATAAGGAAGAAGTGTATGAAGTTAAATCATACACCCTCCGACATTCAAGAGAAAAATTTGATGCGAGGGTAATAGGATTAACATCAGGAAGTAAAACGCAAGTGTTTTTGGTGGGAAAACGACTGCTTAAAAAGAAGGATTGGTTTGACTATCTCGATCCTTTCTTCAGAGATCCTAAAAATACAGTATCCGCGCGTGTTGTGGCTGTAGATGGATCTGTTGCAGATGTTATTTTCAATAAACCAGCAGATAAACCGCGACTATCTCTATATTTAACAAGTTTAATTGATGCTGCCGCCAAGAGGAATATTGTGAAAGACACGACCCTCCAGGATTTTCACAGACAAATGAAGGACAAAGGGAGAACGGCGTGGATCACCCAAATCAAAAAGAAAAAAAGAATCGAGCTAACAGGCTCCGCACTGCTAGCTCAGTCCGGCCAGTATAAAATAACAATAACACCTGAAGAAAATCAATTATTAAATGTTTTAGAAGGTAAACAAAAAGGTGATTATTCCATAACCATTCCGGTTTCTATGGAATCCGCCAGAAAGGGCAAACCATACATCAGCTTCTCCATTTCAGATTTGAAAGTAAAGAAGAAAGTAAAGTTCAATGGACGCTTTATATTTGATATAAATGTAGATTTACAAATCTCGCTATCCGAACAACTCTTTCCATTCGATGTCCGAAAAGATTATGCAAAGCTTGAAAAAAGCATTACAAATGAGCTTGAGTATGAAACCAATCAATTAATTCAAAAAATACAAAAGTCTCAAATTGATCCATTAGGGCTTGGTCTATATGCAAGAGCCTACACTTATCAAGAGTGGAAAAAAGTACAAGATGAATGGGGGAACACTCTGGCAAAATCAAAAATAAACATACATGTAAAAACAAAAATTAAGGGCATGGGATCAACGAATTATCAATAG
- a CDS encoding CPBP family intramembrane glutamic endopeptidase, whose product MKTIINRSLLMVIMAGTVISLMLSKQKIFFFALLPDWHRHITMPFHTIKLSYFLLIGLIVSSTILIPLFSQEMSDLKTILLFGILFAIINATLEEVIWRGIMLSSLKRNVSTFYAVVITSIGFGLLHISIGIPVIISLLFSFGGLFYAIVVLKTNSIYPSIVFHIVINLGMVFNGWII is encoded by the coding sequence ATGAAAACCATAATCAACAGAAGTTTGCTTATGGTTATTATGGCTGGAACAGTGATTTCACTAATGTTATCTAAGCAGAAGATATTTTTCTTCGCACTATTACCAGATTGGCACAGACATATCACAATGCCATTTCATACAATTAAATTATCGTATTTTTTACTTATTGGGTTAATAGTATCGAGCACAATACTTATACCATTATTTAGTCAAGAAATGAGCGATTTAAAAACAATATTACTTTTCGGTATTTTGTTTGCCATCATAAACGCTACACTTGAAGAGGTAATTTGGAGAGGTATTATGTTATCAAGTTTAAAAAGAAATGTTTCCACCTTTTATGCTGTCGTAATAACCAGTATCGGATTCGGGCTACTACATATATCAATTGGTATTCCTGTAATAATTAGCTTACTTTTTTCTTTCGGAGGGCTATTCTATGCAATTGTGGTTTTAAAGACCAATAGTATATATCCATCCATAGTTTTTCACATTGTTATCAACTTGGGTATGGTTTTCAATGGATGGATAATTTAA
- a CDS encoding toxin regulator translates to MFEKFIRFTQKNWRYILPAIIALFIGSLFGPSGEEYDAAVRKNAELDNRNEELTLENSEWKEENKQLEAKVKEAEPFFKLKEEERKEKEAELKKKEEAAKAKKEAEEKAAREAEEKAQEEADRLAEEEEKKGYDTGITYDQLARTPDDYIGEKVKFHGTVVQVMEGDGTTQIRFAVGDDYDTILYAEFDSSIVESRILEDDKITIMGLSTGLITYESTMGGDISIPGMSIEKVER, encoded by the coding sequence ATGTTTGAAAAATTTATTAGGTTTACCCAAAAAAATTGGAGATACATTCTTCCTGCCATCATCGCTTTGTTTATTGGTTCATTGTTTGGCCCTTCTGGTGAAGAATATGATGCTGCTGTTCGTAAGAATGCAGAACTGGACAACAGGAATGAAGAATTGACATTAGAAAATAGCGAATGGAAGGAAGAAAACAAACAGCTTGAAGCTAAAGTGAAAGAAGCGGAACCTTTCTTCAAGTTAAAAGAGGAAGAACGTAAAGAAAAAGAAGCGGAACTAAAGAAAAAAGAAGAAGCTGCAAAGGCTAAGAAAGAAGCTGAGGAAAAAGCAGCGCGTGAAGCTGAAGAAAAGGCTCAAGAAGAAGCTGATCGATTAGCAGAAGAGGAAGAAAAGAAAGGTTATGACACAGGAATCACCTATGACCAATTAGCTAGAACTCCTGATGACTATATCGGTGAAAAAGTAAAATTCCATGGGACTGTTGTTCAAGTAATGGAAGGTGACGGTACCACTCAAATAAGATTTGCTGTTGGTGATGATTACGACACTATCCTTTATGCAGAGTTTGACTCTTCTATCGTTGAATCTAGGATTCTAGAAGATGACAAAATTACGATCATGGGATTATCAACCGGTTTGATAACTTATGAATCTACTATGGGCGGAGATATATCCATTCCTGGTATGTCTATTGAAAAAGTAGAACGCTAA
- a CDS encoding TM2 domain-containing protein, with the protein MHTTLLAKQGMTAEQLAMVQSEVNSKAKSKGIAYALWWFTGVWGGHRFYAGNTGMGIGMLLTFGGLGIWSLFDVFAIGKAIERKNETMEMEAITMVKALQQASNTRTEAETVI; encoded by the coding sequence ATGCATACAACATTATTAGCTAAACAAGGAATGACTGCAGAACAATTGGCAATGGTACAATCCGAAGTAAATAGCAAGGCAAAATCAAAAGGAATTGCTTATGCTCTTTGGTGGTTCACAGGAGTTTGGGGCGGTCATAGATTTTATGCTGGTAATACCGGTATGGGAATTGGAATGTTGCTGACTTTTGGCGGTCTTGGAATTTGGTCTCTATTTGACGTATTTGCTATCGGTAAAGCAATTGAACGTAAAAATGAAACCATGGAAATGGAAGCTATTACTATGGTAAAAGCGCTACAACAAGCGAGTAACACCCGCACAGAAGCGGAAACTGTTATATAA
- a CDS encoding BH0509 family protein: MSLVERNSKLQKLIEQQKFNEKEVSRMTDSQIEYYHWLYFDDSVYDYM; this comes from the coding sequence ATGAGCCTAGTAGAAAGAAATTCCAAATTGCAGAAATTAATTGAGCAACAAAAATTCAATGAGAAAGAAGTTTCCAGGATGACAGATTCACAGATTGAATATTATCACTGGCTCTATTTTGATGACTCTGTTTATGATTATATGTAA
- a CDS encoding sensor histidine kinase, whose protein sequence is MKNKKLRALLYLTILLLIVFILLNMFSTYLSIKNSVQKSVANQNLVAARSIADSMDIEAYQRFLNNQVKNRDYKDIKAYLEDAREKIGALYVYTIMIDNPEVSKAMITGFSKDHKGDFPIGGACTVPPEQVKQGYEGKSFITGILEDPEYGEYLTVGVPMKNKDGDIIGFLGIDVSAENINAINGKVLKSSIAILVYNGGFVIMLLVTFFVIQKWYQKELTREVGDTEDTYQSEFQSLFASVRSLRHDFSNHIQVIHGLLKLEENAKALEYLTGLSKEVHSIESMKLDVTHPGLSVLLETKRLSAQNYNIDIEVDVSPESFNRIKTIDLIKLLSNVIDNAIEATIELPEQERRMNIACKADDEKYTFMVTNTGPMISDLDLGNIFASGFSTKKAQKGKVRGQGLFIVKDLVNRYDGEIHVQSSEKETTVTMIIPVNGKMG, encoded by the coding sequence ATGAAAAATAAAAAGTTAAGGGCACTTCTTTATTTGACCATTCTTTTATTGATTGTTTTCATTCTTCTAAATATGTTTTCAACATATTTAAGCATTAAAAATTCTGTGCAAAAATCCGTTGCTAATCAAAACTTGGTAGCTGCTAGATCCATTGCCGACTCGATGGATATAGAGGCCTATCAGCGATTTCTCAATAACCAAGTAAAGAACCGGGATTATAAGGATATAAAAGCTTACTTAGAGGATGCCCGTGAAAAAATAGGAGCATTATATGTTTATACCATCATGATTGATAATCCGGAAGTATCTAAGGCTATGATTACTGGGTTTTCTAAAGATCATAAAGGGGATTTTCCTATCGGTGGTGCATGTACTGTTCCGCCGGAGCAGGTCAAACAGGGGTATGAAGGCAAAAGCTTCATTACCGGGATTCTAGAAGATCCGGAGTATGGTGAGTATTTGACTGTGGGAGTGCCAATGAAAAATAAAGATGGCGACATAATTGGTTTTTTGGGCATTGATGTGAGCGCAGAAAATATAAATGCCATTAACGGCAAGGTATTGAAAAGCAGCATTGCCATTCTTGTTTATAATGGTGGGTTTGTTATCATGCTGCTGGTTACCTTTTTTGTCATTCAAAAATGGTATCAAAAGGAACTGACACGTGAAGTGGGGGATACGGAAGATACGTATCAATCGGAATTTCAATCGCTCTTTGCTTCAGTTCGCTCATTAAGGCATGATTTTTCCAATCATATTCAGGTGATACATGGACTGCTTAAATTAGAGGAGAACGCAAAAGCACTCGAATACTTAACCGGTCTTTCAAAAGAAGTGCATTCAATTGAATCGATGAAATTGGATGTGACTCACCCGGGCTTATCTGTCCTGTTAGAGACAAAAAGGCTCTCGGCCCAGAATTATAACATCGATATTGAGGTTGATGTTTCACCCGAATCCTTCAATCGAATTAAAACAATCGATTTGATTAAATTATTATCAAATGTTATCGACAATGCTATTGAGGCAACAATTGAATTGCCGGAGCAAGAACGCCGAATGAATATTGCCTGCAAAGCTGATGATGAAAAGTATACGTTTATGGTAACGAACACGGGACCAATGATTTCGGATTTAGATCTGGGGAATATATTCGCCAGCGGATTTTCAACCAAAAAGGCACAAAAGGGCAAAGTTCGCGGACAAGGATTGTTCATCGTTAAAGACTTGGTGAACAGATATGATGGAGAGATTCATGTACAATCCTCAGAAAAAGAAACGACCGTTACGATGATCATTCCGGTAAATGGAAAAATGGGCTAA
- the miaA gene encoding tRNA (adenosine(37)-N6)-dimethylallyltransferase MiaA, with product MSIEMAKLFNGEIISGDSMQVYKGMDIGTAKIKREETEGIPHYLLDIKDPDEPFSAAEFQERANACIEEIQSRGKLPIIVGGTGLYIQSVIYDYQFSEAPSDPVYREGLEKQVRELGIDPIFEQLRSVDPESANRIHPNNVRRVIRALEIFHCTGKTMSEQLNEQPTELKYDTCIIGLTMEREKLYQRIDQRVDGMVEEGLIQEVESFYEKGLRDCQSIQAIGYKEIYDFFDGRASLDEALETLKQNSRRYAKRQLTWFRNKMDVIWFDMTDLEGFPKKIHEISGFIAGKLFSEGEYINLERKEED from the coding sequence ATGAGCATTGAGATGGCAAAGTTATTTAATGGTGAAATTATTAGCGGAGACTCCATGCAGGTTTATAAGGGGATGGATATTGGCACTGCAAAAATCAAGAGGGAAGAAACAGAGGGAATTCCTCATTATTTACTTGATATTAAAGACCCTGATGAACCATTTAGTGCGGCAGAGTTCCAGGAGCGGGCTAATGCTTGTATCGAGGAGATCCAAAGCAGGGGTAAACTTCCCATTATCGTCGGAGGAACAGGATTATACATACAATCGGTCATTTATGATTATCAATTTTCTGAGGCACCATCCGACCCTGTTTATAGGGAGGGACTCGAAAAACAGGTTAGGGAGTTAGGAATTGATCCCATTTTTGAACAATTACGCAGCGTTGACCCGGAAAGCGCGAATCGGATTCATCCTAATAATGTAAGAAGGGTGATCAGGGCACTTGAGATTTTTCATTGTACTGGTAAAACAATGAGTGAGCAGCTGAATGAACAGCCTACAGAATTGAAATATGATACGTGCATCATTGGATTGACAATGGAACGCGAAAAGTTATATCAACGCATCGATCAACGTGTTGATGGCATGGTGGAAGAAGGGCTGATTCAAGAGGTGGAGTCATTTTATGAAAAAGGTTTGAGGGATTGCCAATCAATCCAGGCAATAGGCTATAAAGAAATCTATGATTTTTTTGATGGCAGGGCTTCATTGGATGAAGCATTGGAGACATTGAAGCAAAACTCCCGTCGATATGCAAAAAGGCAATTGACCTGGTTTCGGAATAAAATGGATGTAATTTGGTTTGATATGACCGATCTCGAGGGGTTTCCAAAAAAAATACATGAAATATCTGGATTTATAGCAGGAAAGCTTTTCAGTGAAGGCGAATACATAAATTTAGAGAGAAAAGAGGAGGACTAA
- the hfq gene encoding RNA chaperone Hfq yields the protein MKQSVNIQDQFLNQLRKDGTYVTVFLLNGFQIRGQVKGFDNFTVLFESEGKQQLVYKHAISTFAPQRNVQIDYEVKE from the coding sequence ATGAAACAATCAGTAAATATTCAAGATCAGTTTCTTAATCAATTACGTAAAGATGGTACGTATGTGACGGTATTTTTGTTAAACGGTTTCCAGATTAGAGGACAAGTGAAAGGGTTCGATAATTTTACCGTTTTATTTGAATCAGAGGGCAAACAACAATTAGTCTATAAACATGCGATTTCTACATTTGCTCCACAACGTAATGTTCAGATTGATTACGAAGTGAAGGAATAA